A single genomic interval of Drosophila virilis strain 15010-1051.87 chromosome 2, Dvir_AGI_RSII-ME, whole genome shotgun sequence harbors:
- the rump gene encoding myelin expression factor 2 isoform X3, translating to MNMDANAVENREKERDRRGRGARGSRFSDADGNNGNAAGGGGGGGGSNIARDRSRERRNCRVYISNIPYDYRWQDLKDLFRRIVGSIEYVQLFHDESGKARGCGIVEFKDPENVQKAMEKMNRYELNGRELVVKEDHGEQRDQYGRIVRDGAGGGGGGVGGGGNGGGRDHMDDRDRGFSRRDDDRIWTIRWTVRSLSKSLSLLARCKAWIYPWIRRVIVVALL from the exons ATGAACATGGATGCGAATGCTGTCGAAAATCGTGAAAAGGAACGTGACCGACGAGGACGTGGTGCACGCGGTTCACGTTTCTCTGATGCCGACGGTAACAATGGCAACGCCGCTGGCGGTGGgggaggaggcggcggctcAAATATCGCACGCGACAGAAGCCGTGAAAGACGCAATTGCCGCGTATACATATCGAACATTCCGTACGATTACCGCTGGCAAGACCTGAAAGATCTGTTTCGTCGCATTGTCGGCTCCATTGAGTATGTCCAACTGTTCCATGACGAAAGCGGCAAGGCACGTGGCTGTGGCATTGTCGAGTTCAAAGATCCAGAGAACGTGCAAAAGGCAATGGAGAAAATGAATCGCTATGAGCTGAATGGACGTGAGCTGGTTGTCAAGGAAGACCATGGCGAGCAGCGTGATCAATACGGGCGAATTGTACGCGATGGTGCTGGCGGCGGAGGCGGTGGTGTTGGCGGCGGTGGAAATGGTGGCGGTCGCGACCATATGGACGATCGAGATCGAGGCTTTTCGCGTCGTGACGATGACAGAAT CTGGACTATAAGGTGGACAGTAAGAAGCTTAAGCAAGTCTTTAAGCTTGCTGGCAAGGTGCAAAGCGTGGATCTATCCTTGGATAAGGAGGGTCATAGTCGTGGCTTTGCTGTAG
- the LOC6629802 gene encoding SAP domain-containing ribonucleoprotein isoform X2 — translation MPESDVTKMKDRLQTALLEGDISLEDSAIADAIDDDVSLTDEDEHKLLGDDHEDLLLKSPVSTPTATTIPELSLHTAAGSDSPSEASNASLPAKKIVLKRNNSHPLATAVTTTTIMTSKENAAPEATDSTPGASELEEKPTKTQRKPIVVGGAATKSKDAATLADKKLSELSIQERLEMRAKKFGITPETKAAAAPSAATVPTVNKSSPASIKANKGNKETDEQQKEALKRRAERFGCVVPEKSPKTVTDDRLQKRKERFGATVGTSTAASDPKGQGEWAEKARARLERFKTTPAAVADATK, via the exons atGCCTGAAAGCGATGTTACCAAGATGAAG GACCGCTTGCAAACCGCGTTACTCGAAGGCGACATTTCACTGGAAGACAGTGCTATTGCCGACGCTATTGACGACGATGTCTCTTTGACGGACGAGGACGAGCACAAATTATTGGGTGATGACCACGAGGATTTGCTGCTAAAGAGCCCAGTTAGCACACCCACGGCGACAACAATACCAGAGCTATCTTTACATACGGCGGCAGGGTCAGATTCCCCATCGGAGGCAAGCAATGCATCGCTGCCGGCTAAGAAAATCGTGCTGAAACGCAACAATTCACATCCGCTGGCGACGGCGgtgacgacaacaacaataatgacCTCAAAGGAAAATGCTGCACCCGAGGCAACAGACAGCACACCCGGAGCCTCGGAGTTAGAGGAGAAACCGACAAAAACGCAACGCAAACCAATCGTGGTCGGTGGTGCTGCAACTAAAAGCAAAGACGCGGCAACATTAGCCGACAAGAAGCTAAGTGAGCTGAGCATACAGGAACGCTTGGAAATGCGCGCAAAGAAGTTTGGCATTACACCCGAAAccaaagctgctgctgctccatccGCAGCTACTGTGCCCACGGTTAACAAGTCATCTCCAGCTTCAATCAAGGCCAACAAGGGCAACAAGGAGACGGATGAACAGCAAAAGGAGGCTTTAAAGAGACGTGCCGAACGCTTTGGTTGTGTGGTGCCAGAAAAGAGTCCAAAAACCGTTACCGATGACCGGTTGCAAAAGCGCAAGGAACGCTTTGGTGCTACGGTTGGCACATCGACTGCAGCAAGCGATCCAAAGGGCCAGGGTGAATGGGCTGAAAAGGCGCGAGCACGTCTGGAGCGTTTTAAAACAACACCAGCGGCCGTAGCTGATGCAACAAAATAG
- the rump gene encoding myelin expression factor 2 isoform X2: MLDRQMLYDRRMTVRLDRIPDKGEGLKLPEGLGGVGIGLGPNGEPLKDVAHNLPNGGNQNASQLLGNVQSAQQLSAVAGGQVVGGGNSNASNLLGSLSGVMFGNNPAVQPSPVAPVQKPSMGNNPGGGGGGINLNNLNPSNLAAVVGNLGNLGAALSNPLLTSSLNTLGLNLGNAGGNDDGLVSASNVGLSNNYSSGGGGYGGAGNNYNSGGGTTGSGGGGVSGGNVGYNSYNSSAGGVSNAGNNQLDGNDYGNSGNQLDMFGGGGGNVGGGNVGVGVGAGNAGGNGARKSDTIIIKNVPLSCTWQTLRDKFRDVGDVKFAEIRGNDVGVVRFFKERDAELAIALMDGSRLDGRTIKVTYF; encoded by the exons ATGTTGGATCGCCAGATGCTCTACGATCGTCGTATGACAGTTCGTTTGGATCGTATACCCGACAAGGGTGAGGGTCTTAAGCTACCCGAAGGATTAGGTGGTGTGGGCATTGGCCTAGGCCCCAACGGTGAGCCTCTAAAGGATGTCGCCCACAATCTGCCTAATGGTGGTAATCAGAACGCTTCCCAACTGCTCGGCAATGTGCAGAGCGCCCAACAGCTATCCGCAGTGGCTGGCGGTCAGGTTGTTGGCGGTGGTAACTCCAATGCTAGCAATCTGCTGGGAAGCCTTAGTGGCGTAATGTTTGGCAATAACCCTGCTGTGCAGCCCTCTCCAGTGGCGCCGGTTCAAAAGCCCAGCATGGGCAACAATCCTggaggcggcggtggcggcatCAATCTAAATAACTTAAATCCCAGCAATTTGGCTGCTGTGGTCGGCAATTTGGGCAACCTGGGTGCCGCTCTGTCCAATCCGCTGCTCACCTCATCACTGAACACCCTTGGTCTTAATCTGGGCAATGCGGGCGGCAACGATGACGGACTAGTTTCTGCCAGCAATGTTGGTCTGTCCAATAACtacagcagcggcggcggcggctatGGTGGTGCTGGAAACAACTACAACAGTGGCGGTGGTACGACCGGCAGCGGCGGTGGTGGCGTCTCCGGTGGCAATGTTGGCTACAATTCATACAACAGCAGCGCTGGCGGCGTCTCAAATGCCGGCAATAATCAGCTGGACGGCAATGACTATGGCAATTCTGGCAATCAGTTGGACATGTttggcggcggtggtggcaaCGTTGGCGGTGGCAATGTTGGCGTTGGTGTCGGCGCTGGTAATGCCGGCGGCAATGGTGCACGCAAATCTGATACTATTATCATCAAGAATGTGCCACTCAGCTGCACATGGCAGACACTTCGCGATAAATTCCGTGACGTCGGTGATGTCAAGTTTGCCGAAATACGCGGCAACGATGTGGGTGTGGTTCGTTTCTTTAAGGAGCGTGACGCGGAGCTAGCCATAG CTCTCATGGATGGCTCGCGTCTGGATGGTCGTACCATCAAAGTAACTTACTTTTAA
- the LOC6629802 gene encoding uncharacterized protein isoform X1, giving the protein MPESDVTKMKVADLKRELKLRGLPLNGNKNELQDRLQTALLEGDISLEDSAIADAIDDDVSLTDEDEHKLLGDDHEDLLLKSPVSTPTATTIPELSLHTAAGSDSPSEASNASLPAKKIVLKRNNSHPLATAVTTTTIMTSKENAAPEATDSTPGASELEEKPTKTQRKPIVVGGAATKSKDAATLADKKLSELSIQERLEMRAKKFGITPETKAAAAPSAATVPTVNKSSPASIKANKGNKETDEQQKEALKRRAERFGCVVPEKSPKTVTDDRLQKRKERFGATVGTSTAASDPKGQGEWAEKARARLERFKTTPAAVADATK; this is encoded by the exons atGCCTGAAAGCGATGTTACCAAGATGAAG GTTGCGGATTTAAAGCGCGAGTTGAAGCTGCGTGGGTTGCCATTgaacggcaacaaaaatgaaTTACAGGACCGCTTGCAAACCGCGTTACTCGAAGGCGACATTTCACTGGAAGACAGTGCTATTGCCGACGCTATTGACGACGATGTCTCTTTGACGGACGAGGACGAGCACAAATTATTGGGTGATGACCACGAGGATTTGCTGCTAAAGAGCCCAGTTAGCACACCCACGGCGACAACAATACCAGAGCTATCTTTACATACGGCGGCAGGGTCAGATTCCCCATCGGAGGCAAGCAATGCATCGCTGCCGGCTAAGAAAATCGTGCTGAAACGCAACAATTCACATCCGCTGGCGACGGCGgtgacgacaacaacaataatgacCTCAAAGGAAAATGCTGCACCCGAGGCAACAGACAGCACACCCGGAGCCTCGGAGTTAGAGGAGAAACCGACAAAAACGCAACGCAAACCAATCGTGGTCGGTGGTGCTGCAACTAAAAGCAAAGACGCGGCAACATTAGCCGACAAGAAGCTAAGTGAGCTGAGCATACAGGAACGCTTGGAAATGCGCGCAAAGAAGTTTGGCATTACACCCGAAAccaaagctgctgctgctccatccGCAGCTACTGTGCCCACGGTTAACAAGTCATCTCCAGCTTCAATCAAGGCCAACAAGGGCAACAAGGAGACGGATGAACAGCAAAAGGAGGCTTTAAAGAGACGTGCCGAACGCTTTGGTTGTGTGGTGCCAGAAAAGAGTCCAAAAACCGTTACCGATGACCGGTTGCAAAAGCGCAAGGAACGCTTTGGTGCTACGGTTGGCACATCGACTGCAGCAAGCGATCCAAAGGGCCAGGGTGAATGGGCTGAAAAGGCGCGAGCACGTCTGGAGCGTTTTAAAACAACACCAGCGGCCGTAGCTGATGCAACAAAATAG
- the rump gene encoding myelin expression factor 2 isoform X1: MNMDANAVENREKERDRRGRGARGSRFSDADGNNGNAAGGGGGGGGSNIARDRSRERRNCRVYISNIPYDYRWQDLKDLFRRIVGSIEYVQLFHDESGKARGCGIVEFKDPENVQKAMEKMNRYELNGRELVVKEDHGEQRDQYGRIVRDGAGGGGGGVGGGGNGGGRDHMDDRDRGFSRRDDDRISGRNNFNMMSNDFNSSNYNLYGLSASFLESLGISGPLHNKVFVANLDYKVDSKKLKQVFKLAGKVQSVDLSLDKEGHSRGFAVVEYDHPVEAVQAISMLDRQMLYDRRMTVRLDRIPDKGEGLKLPEGLGGVGIGLGPNGEPLKDVAHNLPNGGNQNASQLLGNVQSAQQLSAVAGGQVVGGGNSNASNLLGSLSGVMFGNNPAVQPSPVAPVQKPSMGNNPGGGGGGINLNNLNPSNLAAVVGNLGNLGAALSNPLLTSSLNTLGLNLGNAGGNDDGLVSASNVGLSNNYSSGGGGYGGAGNNYNSGGGTTGSGGGGVSGGNVGYNSYNSSAGGVSNAGNNQLDGNDYGNSGNQLDMFGGGGGNVGGGNVGVGVGAGNAGGNGARKSDTIIIKNVPLSCTWQTLRDKFRDVGDVKFAEIRGNDVGVVRFFKERDAELAIALMDGSRLDGRTIKVTYF; encoded by the exons ATGAACATGGATGCGAATGCTGTCGAAAATCGTGAAAAGGAACGTGACCGACGAGGACGTGGTGCACGCGGTTCACGTTTCTCTGATGCCGACGGTAACAATGGCAACGCCGCTGGCGGTGGgggaggaggcggcggctcAAATATCGCACGCGACAGAAGCCGTGAAAGACGCAATTGCCGCGTATACATATCGAACATTCCGTACGATTACCGCTGGCAAGACCTGAAAGATCTGTTTCGTCGCATTGTCGGCTCCATTGAGTATGTCCAACTGTTCCATGACGAAAGCGGCAAGGCACGTGGCTGTGGCATTGTCGAGTTCAAAGATCCAGAGAACGTGCAAAAGGCAATGGAGAAAATGAATCGCTATGAGCTGAATGGACGTGAGCTGGTTGTCAAGGAAGACCATGGCGAGCAGCGTGATCAATACGGGCGAATTGTACGCGATGGTGCTGGCGGCGGAGGCGGTGGTGTTGGCGGCGGTGGAAATGGTGGCGGTCGCGACCATATGGACGATCGAGATCGAGGCTTTTCGCGTCGTGACGATGACAGAAT ATCTGGGCGTAATAATTTTAACATGATGTCGAATGATTTTAATTCGTCGAATTACAATTTGTATGGGCTTTCTGCTTCGTTTTTGGAGAGTCTTGGCATAAGTGGACCTTTGCATAATAAGGTTTTTGTTGCTAAT CTGGACTATAAGGTGGACAGTAAGAAGCTTAAGCAAGTCTTTAAGCTTGCTGGCAAGGTGCAAAGCGTGGATCTATCCTTGGATAAGGAGGGTCATAGTCGTGGCTTTGCTGTAGTCGAATATGATCATCCAGTGGAGGCCGTACAGGCAATTTCTATGTTGGATCGCCAGATGCTCTACGATCGTCGTATGACAGTTCGTTTGGATCGTATACCCGACAAGGGTGAGGGTCTTAAGCTACCCGAAGGATTAGGTGGTGTGGGCATTGGCCTAGGCCCCAACGGTGAGCCTCTAAAGGATGTCGCCCACAATCTGCCTAATGGTGGTAATCAGAACGCTTCCCAACTGCTCGGCAATGTGCAGAGCGCCCAACAGCTATCCGCAGTGGCTGGCGGTCAGGTTGTTGGCGGTGGTAACTCCAATGCTAGCAATCTGCTGGGAAGCCTTAGTGGCGTAATGTTTGGCAATAACCCTGCTGTGCAGCCCTCTCCAGTGGCGCCGGTTCAAAAGCCCAGCATGGGCAACAATCCTggaggcggcggtggcggcatCAATCTAAATAACTTAAATCCCAGCAATTTGGCTGCTGTGGTCGGCAATTTGGGCAACCTGGGTGCCGCTCTGTCCAATCCGCTGCTCACCTCATCACTGAACACCCTTGGTCTTAATCTGGGCAATGCGGGCGGCAACGATGACGGACTAGTTTCTGCCAGCAATGTTGGTCTGTCCAATAACtacagcagcggcggcggcggctatGGTGGTGCTGGAAACAACTACAACAGTGGCGGTGGTACGACCGGCAGCGGCGGTGGTGGCGTCTCCGGTGGCAATGTTGGCTACAATTCATACAACAGCAGCGCTGGCGGCGTCTCAAATGCCGGCAATAATCAGCTGGACGGCAATGACTATGGCAATTCTGGCAATCAGTTGGACATGTttggcggcggtggtggcaaCGTTGGCGGTGGCAATGTTGGCGTTGGTGTCGGCGCTGGTAATGCCGGCGGCAATGGTGCACGCAAATCTGATACTATTATCATCAAGAATGTGCCACTCAGCTGCACATGGCAGACACTTCGCGATAAATTCCGTGACGTCGGTGATGTCAAGTTTGCCGAAATACGCGGCAACGATGTGGGTGTGGTTCGTTTCTTTAAGGAGCGTGACGCGGAGCTAGCCATAG CTCTCATGGATGGCTCGCGTCTGGATGGTCGTACCATCAAAGTAACTTACTTTTAA